A region of Streptomyces deccanensis DNA encodes the following proteins:
- a CDS encoding FHA domain-containing protein, translating into MLELTMASVSEADAGATAGMQMADAPSEPGGVLRVGRDRAVCRLATPDDWLFVSRVHLEFLCAPDGSWQVTWLRGSHADPSSEVRLTLLGHQPSPLPYGGTAKLPHGSSGELVILDRTAPRSVNVGFYHEA; encoded by the coding sequence GTGCTCGAACTCACCATGGCCTCGGTCTCCGAGGCGGACGCCGGGGCGACGGCCGGCATGCAGATGGCCGACGCGCCCAGCGAGCCGGGCGGCGTGCTCCGGGTGGGCCGCGATCGGGCGGTGTGCCGGCTCGCGACACCCGACGACTGGCTCTTCGTCTCCCGGGTGCACCTGGAGTTCCTGTGCGCCCCCGACGGGAGCTGGCAGGTCACCTGGCTGCGCGGCTCGCACGCCGACCCCTCCTCCGAGGTACGGCTGACCCTGCTCGGCCACCAGCCCTCGCCCCTGCCGTACGGCGGCACGGCGAAGCTCCCGCACGGCAGCTCCGGCGAACTCGTCATCCTCGACCGCACGGCCCCCCGCAGTGTCAACGTGGGCTTCTACCACGAGGCCTGA
- a CDS encoding DUF1992 domain-containing protein, with protein sequence MTERKPPGVSFESFVDKQIRDAEARGDFKTLPGVGRPLEGDDTTYDELWWIKRKMAREGLSVLPPTLALRKEAEDALAAAAEAPSERVVRKIVTEINAKIRDMMFKPPPGPPLGLKPYDVEEVVREWHERREGRQRQEG encoded by the coding sequence ATGACCGAGCGCAAGCCCCCCGGTGTCAGCTTCGAGTCCTTCGTCGACAAACAGATCCGCGACGCCGAGGCGCGCGGTGACTTCAAGACCCTCCCCGGCGTCGGCCGGCCCCTGGAGGGCGACGACACCACGTACGACGAACTGTGGTGGATCAAAAGGAAGATGGCCCGCGAGGGCCTGTCCGTCCTGCCCCCGACGCTGGCCCTGCGCAAGGAGGCCGAGGACGCCCTCGCGGCGGCCGCCGAGGCCCCTTCCGAACGCGTCGTCCGCAAGATCGTCACCGAGATCAACGCCAAGATCCGCGACATGATGTTCAAGCCCCCACCGGGACCACCCCTCGGCCTGAAGCCGTACGACGTGGAAGAGGTCGTACGCGAGTGGCACGAGCGCCGGGAGGGACGGCAGCGCCAGGAGGGGTGA